From Amycolatopsis sp. cg9, one genomic window encodes:
- the mtlA gene encoding mannitol-specific PTS transporter subunit IIC: MTTTAEREEEATPSRAERARVSIQRFGGHLAGMVMPNIGAFIAWGLITALFIPSGWTPNAHISELVDPMINFLLPVLIGYTGGRMVHGQRGAVVGAVATVGIAVGASIPMFLGAMIVGPLGGFLIKLWDEKVGSKTAPGFKMLVDNFSAGIIGGTMAVLGMLGIGPVVQGITKALGNGVQGLIDAHLLPLVSIIVEPAKVLFLNNAINHGVLSPLGVADALKDGKAIEFLIEPNPGPGLGILLALTFFGARSARATAPGAIVIQFLGGIHEIYFPYILATPRLILAAIAGGAAGVATFSIFDAGLTATPSPGSIIAVLAVTPKGGYLGVIAGVVIAAAVSFIVAAVLLKFGRDARKEERAAAIAAGGSVA; the protein is encoded by the coding sequence ATGACTACCACTGCGGAGCGCGAAGAGGAAGCCACTCCGTCGAGGGCGGAACGCGCGCGGGTCAGCATCCAGCGGTTCGGCGGGCACCTCGCCGGCATGGTCATGCCGAACATCGGCGCGTTCATCGCCTGGGGTCTGATCACCGCGCTGTTCATCCCGAGCGGCTGGACGCCCAACGCGCACATCTCCGAGCTCGTCGACCCGATGATCAACTTCCTGCTGCCGGTGCTGATCGGGTACACCGGCGGCCGGATGGTCCACGGCCAGCGCGGCGCGGTCGTCGGCGCGGTGGCCACGGTCGGCATCGCGGTCGGCGCGTCGATCCCCATGTTCCTCGGCGCGATGATCGTGGGCCCGCTGGGCGGCTTCCTGATCAAGCTGTGGGACGAGAAGGTCGGCAGCAAGACCGCGCCGGGCTTCAAGATGCTGGTCGACAACTTCAGCGCCGGCATCATCGGTGGCACGATGGCGGTGCTGGGCATGCTGGGCATCGGCCCGGTGGTGCAGGGCATCACCAAGGCGCTCGGCAACGGCGTGCAGGGCCTGATCGACGCGCACCTGCTGCCGCTGGTCTCGATCATCGTCGAGCCGGCCAAGGTGCTCTTCCTCAACAACGCGATCAACCACGGTGTGCTGAGCCCGCTGGGCGTGGCCGACGCGCTGAAGGACGGCAAGGCGATCGAGTTCCTGATCGAGCCGAACCCCGGTCCCGGCCTCGGCATCCTGCTGGCGCTGACCTTCTTCGGCGCCCGCAGCGCGCGGGCCACCGCGCCGGGCGCGATCGTCATCCAGTTCCTCGGCGGCATCCACGAGATCTACTTCCCGTACATCCTGGCGACCCCGCGGCTGATCCTGGCCGCGATCGCCGGTGGCGCCGCGGGTGTCGCGACGTTCAGCATCTTCGACGCGGGCCTGACCGCCACGCCGTCGCCGGGCAGCATCATCGCGGTGCTGGCCGTGACGCCGAAGGGCGGCTACCTGGGCGTGATCGCCGGCGTCGTGATCGCGGCGGCCGTGTCGTTCATCGTCGCGGCGGTGCTGCTGAAGTTCGGGCGGGACGCCCGCAAGGAAGAACGTGCCGCGGCGATCGCCGCCGGTGGCTCGGTGGCGTGA
- a CDS encoding PTS lactose transporter subunit IIB, producing MSSIEGKEVKKVIIACDAGMGSSVMVASQLAKRLKPYSVKVEHTPVNEIPADAQVVLCQSTLVSRARKASTGAVILGFQSFLGDPVFDRVEQAIRDGGSLAD from the coding sequence ATGAGCAGCATCGAAGGCAAGGAAGTCAAGAAGGTCATCATCGCCTGCGACGCCGGCATGGGCAGCAGTGTGATGGTCGCCTCCCAGCTGGCCAAGCGGCTGAAGCCGTACTCGGTCAAGGTCGAGCACACCCCGGTCAACGAGATCCCGGCGGACGCGCAGGTCGTGCTGTGCCAGTCCACTTTGGTCAGCCGGGCGCGCAAGGCGAGCACCGGCGCGGTGATCCTGGGCTTCCAGAGCTTCCTCGGCGACCCGGTCTTCGACCGCGTCGAGCAGGCGATCCGGGACGGCGGTTCCCTTGCCGACTGA
- a CDS encoding PTS sugar transporter subunit IIA, translating into MPTDATILGPESVLIGCTAPDQADAITQVGRKLLELGAVEPGYLDAMHEREKSVSTYLGEGVAIPHGTDESRKFVKRTALAILQFPAGVDWDGNDVRLCVGIAAKGSEQVGILSSLARILMDSEQVKQLREAPDAETILRLLNEVDEEFSR; encoded by the coding sequence TTGCCGACTGACGCCACCATCCTCGGGCCCGAGTCCGTGCTCATCGGCTGCACCGCCCCCGACCAGGCGGACGCGATCACCCAGGTCGGGCGGAAGCTCCTCGAACTGGGGGCGGTGGAGCCGGGGTACCTCGACGCGATGCACGAACGCGAAAAGTCCGTGTCGACCTACCTCGGCGAGGGCGTCGCGATCCCGCACGGCACCGACGAATCCCGCAAGTTCGTCAAGCGCACCGCGCTGGCGATCCTCCAGTTCCCCGCCGGGGTCGACTGGGACGGCAACGACGTCCGGCTCTGCGTCGGCATCGCGGCCAAGGGATCGGAGCAGGTCGGGATCCTGTCCTCGCTGGCCCGGATCCTGATGGACTCCGAACAGGTCAAGCAGCTGCGCGAGGCCCCGGACGCCGAAACGATCCTGCGACTGTTGAACGAAGTGGACGAGGAGTTTTCCCGATGA
- a CDS encoding zinc-dependent dehydrogenase: MKVARFYAPGDLRVEDADEPKPGPDEIKIRVHNTSTCGTDLKIFRHGHHHIDPPRVIGHEIAGEVVETGAGVSGWAAGDRVQVIAAIPCGECKQCRKGLQQVCPNQLSMGYHFDGGFAEYMIVPKQVLKVDGVNRIPEGVSYAEASVAEPLACVLNGQNFAQVGAGDVVVVVGAGPIGCLHVRLARAKGAAAVYLVELNRNRLDLAADLVKPDAAICGSEVDVVEKVLELTGGDGADVVITAAAAGKAQEDALKMTARRGRISFFGGLPKDNPIIACDSNLVHYRELTIYGANGSSPDHNRQALELISSGKVPVDDLITHHLPLSDVLKAIDIVSSGEAIKVTIEPGSVSA; the protein is encoded by the coding sequence ATGAAGGTGGCACGTTTCTACGCGCCGGGTGATCTGCGGGTCGAAGACGCGGACGAGCCGAAGCCCGGCCCGGACGAGATCAAGATCCGCGTGCACAACACGTCGACGTGCGGTACCGACCTGAAGATCTTCCGGCACGGGCACCACCACATCGACCCGCCGCGCGTGATCGGTCACGAGATCGCCGGCGAGGTCGTGGAAACCGGCGCCGGCGTGTCCGGCTGGGCGGCCGGTGACCGCGTGCAGGTCATCGCGGCCATCCCGTGCGGCGAGTGCAAGCAGTGCCGCAAGGGGCTGCAGCAGGTCTGCCCGAACCAGCTGTCGATGGGCTACCACTTCGACGGCGGGTTCGCCGAGTACATGATCGTGCCGAAGCAGGTCCTCAAGGTCGACGGCGTCAACCGGATCCCCGAGGGCGTCAGCTACGCCGAGGCTTCGGTGGCCGAACCGCTCGCGTGCGTCCTGAACGGACAGAACTTCGCGCAGGTCGGCGCGGGTGACGTCGTCGTGGTCGTCGGCGCCGGCCCGATCGGCTGCCTGCACGTGCGGCTGGCGCGGGCGAAGGGCGCGGCCGCGGTCTACCTGGTCGAGCTCAACCGCAACCGGCTGGACCTGGCGGCCGACCTCGTCAAGCCGGACGCCGCGATCTGCGGCAGCGAGGTCGACGTGGTCGAGAAGGTCCTCGAGCTCACCGGCGGCGACGGCGCCGACGTGGTCATCACGGCCGCGGCGGCGGGCAAGGCCCAGGAGGACGCGCTGAAGATGACCGCGCGCCGCGGCCGGATCAGCTTCTTCGGCGGCCTGCCGAAGGACAACCCGATCATCGCGTGCGACTCGAACCTGGTGCACTACCGGGAGCTGACCATCTACGGCGCCAACGGGTCCAGCCCGGACCACAACCGCCAGGCGCTCGAGCTGATCTCCTCGGGCAAGGTCCCGGTCGACGACCTGATCACCCACCACCTGCCGCTGTCGGACGTGCTGAAGGCGATCGACATCGTCAGCAGTGGCGAGGCGATCAAGGTGACGATCGAGCCGGGCAGCGTCTCCGCGTAA
- the ptsP gene encoding phosphoenolpyruvate--protein phosphotransferase → MVDELRGNPASPGAAAGPVVRLTPPPVLPEHWDTPAAPEAELAAATEALDAAVADLEKRAASVSGESKSIMDTQIMMAQDPSLRTGIADGVAGGRPAAWAIRDAFGKHVAALEAIGGYLGERAADLIDIRDRAIAAALGLAQPGIPAVDGAFVLVGQDIAPADTVLLDPAKVLGIVTEKGGPTSHTAIVARALGIPAVVGCAGAAGLADGQRIAVDGTRGTVAVDPDDEYVHRIEAEAASLKEKLAAHSGPGATADGHPVKLLLNVGSAGGAATDAAADAEGVGLFRTEFLFLDRTEAPTVEEQRAAYGEVLRGFSGRQVVIRTLDAGADKYIPFANTEDEPNPALGVRGYRVGVRNPGLLTAQLKAISLAAADHDADVRVMAPMIATPAEAAAFRDLAREHGIGKTGVMIEVPAAAIRARDILAEVDFVSIGTNDLSQYTYAADRMLGELGELLDPWQPALLALVANVAAAAKEAGKPAGICGEAASDPGLAPVFAGLGITSLSMSVSAVPAVRAALKDYTLEQCEILAGEVLRAPDVPSARTVVEEFSARSVD, encoded by the coding sequence GTGGTTGACGAACTGCGCGGCAACCCGGCGAGCCCGGGCGCGGCCGCCGGCCCGGTGGTGCGGCTGACGCCGCCCCCGGTGCTGCCGGAGCACTGGGACACCCCGGCGGCTCCCGAAGCGGAGCTGGCGGCGGCGACCGAAGCGCTCGACGCGGCGGTGGCGGACCTGGAGAAGCGCGCGGCTTCGGTGTCGGGCGAGTCGAAGTCCATCATGGACACCCAGATCATGATGGCGCAGGACCCGTCGCTGCGGACCGGCATCGCCGACGGGGTGGCCGGCGGCCGCCCCGCCGCGTGGGCGATTCGCGACGCGTTCGGCAAGCACGTGGCCGCGCTCGAGGCCATCGGCGGTTACCTCGGCGAGCGGGCGGCCGACCTGATCGACATCCGCGACCGGGCGATCGCCGCCGCGCTGGGCCTGGCCCAGCCGGGCATCCCGGCGGTCGACGGGGCGTTCGTCCTCGTCGGACAGGACATCGCTCCGGCCGACACGGTCCTGCTCGACCCGGCGAAGGTGCTCGGCATCGTCACCGAGAAGGGCGGGCCGACCAGCCACACGGCGATCGTCGCCCGGGCGCTGGGGATCCCCGCGGTGGTCGGCTGCGCCGGCGCCGCGGGCCTGGCGGACGGGCAGCGGATCGCGGTCGACGGCACGCGCGGCACGGTCGCGGTCGACCCGGACGACGAGTACGTCCACCGGATCGAAGCGGAAGCGGCGTCACTGAAGGAAAAACTCGCGGCCCACAGCGGTCCCGGCGCCACCGCGGACGGCCACCCGGTCAAGCTCCTGCTCAACGTCGGCAGCGCCGGCGGGGCGGCGACGGACGCCGCGGCCGACGCCGAAGGGGTCGGGCTGTTCCGCACCGAGTTCCTGTTCCTGGACCGCACGGAGGCCCCGACGGTCGAGGAGCAGCGGGCGGCGTACGGCGAAGTGCTGCGCGGGTTCTCCGGCCGCCAGGTCGTGATCCGCACGCTCGACGCCGGCGCCGACAAGTACATCCCGTTCGCCAACACCGAGGACGAGCCGAACCCGGCCCTGGGTGTGCGCGGGTACCGCGTCGGCGTCCGCAACCCCGGTCTGCTCACCGCGCAGCTGAAGGCGATCAGCCTGGCGGCGGCCGACCACGACGCCGACGTGCGCGTGATGGCGCCGATGATCGCCACCCCGGCGGAAGCGGCGGCGTTCCGGGACCTGGCGCGGGAACACGGGATCGGCAAGACCGGCGTGATGATCGAGGTGCCGGCCGCGGCCATCCGGGCGCGGGACATCCTGGCGGAGGTCGACTTCGTCAGCATCGGCACCAACGACCTCTCGCAGTACACCTACGCCGCAGACCGCATGCTCGGCGAGCTGGGGGAGCTGCTGGACCCGTGGCAGCCGGCGCTGCTGGCGCTGGTGGCCAACGTCGCCGCGGCGGCGAAGGAGGCGGGCAAGCCCGCCGGCATCTGCGGGGAGGCGGCGAGCGACCCCGGGCTGGCCCCGGTGTTCGCGGGGCTGGGCATCACCAGCCTGTCGATGTCGGTGTCCGCGGTCCCGGCGGTGCGGGCCGCGTTGAAGGACTACACGTTGGAGCAGTGCGAAATCCTGGCCGGGGAAGTGCTGAGGGCACCGGACGTGCCGTCGGCGCGGACGGTCGTCGAAGAGTTCTCGGCCCGGTCGGTCGACTAG
- a CDS encoding HPr family phosphocarrier protein, with product MPSRKVVIGSPVGLHARPAKLLVELAGRLPVPVKIGRDENQLVDAASILALMALGVRGGEEVLVTAEGEGAEDAVTQVVELLARDLDSAEQPAG from the coding sequence ATGCCCAGTAGGAAAGTGGTGATCGGCTCGCCCGTCGGGCTGCACGCGCGGCCGGCGAAGCTGCTCGTCGAGCTGGCCGGCCGCCTGCCGGTCCCGGTGAAGATCGGCCGCGACGAGAACCAGCTCGTCGACGCGGCCAGCATCCTCGCGCTGATGGCCCTCGGCGTCCGCGGCGGCGAAGAGGTGCTGGTGACGGCCGAAGGCGAAGGTGCCGAGGACGCGGTGACGCAGGTCGTCGAGCTGCTGGCCCGCGACCTCGACTCGGCGGAGCAGCCGGCGGGCTGA
- a CDS encoding DegT/DnrJ/EryC1/StrS family aminotransferase — MAFAYPVSQPYLTGRESDYVTEAVGSGWISAQGPFVARFEAAFAAWNGVAHGVACSSGTAALTLALRALGIGPGDEVLVPEFTFVASAWAVTYTGATPVLVDCRDDLTIDAALAEAAITPRTKAIMPVHVHGRRCDMDAVMELAFEYNLRVVEDTAEAHGVRPVGDIACFSLYANKIVTAGEGGICLTDDPRLAAQMAHLRGFATGKAHDFVHKNLAYNFRMTNLQAAVALAQVERLDEILELRAQIEKRYDERLDFPGITRMPGRDVLWMYDLLAEDRDELKAHLAAAGIETRVFFPPMSRQPMYLDPSWTELNAAKLAAAGLCLPTHTGLSEADQDVIAARVADFYGAR, encoded by the coding sequence ATGGCCTTTGCGTACCCCGTGTCCCAGCCGTACCTGACCGGCCGGGAGAGCGACTACGTCACCGAAGCGGTCGGCTCGGGCTGGATTTCCGCGCAGGGGCCGTTCGTCGCGCGGTTCGAGGCGGCTTTCGCCGCGTGGAACGGCGTCGCGCACGGCGTCGCGTGCTCCTCGGGCACGGCGGCGCTGACGCTGGCGTTGCGGGCGCTGGGCATCGGCCCGGGCGACGAGGTGCTGGTGCCGGAGTTCACGTTCGTGGCTTCGGCCTGGGCGGTCACCTACACCGGTGCGACCCCGGTGCTCGTGGACTGCCGAGACGACCTCACGATCGACGCGGCACTGGCCGAGGCGGCGATCACGCCGCGCACCAAGGCGATCATGCCGGTCCACGTGCACGGCCGGCGCTGCGACATGGACGCCGTCATGGAGCTGGCCTTCGAGTACAACCTGCGGGTCGTCGAGGACACCGCGGAGGCGCACGGCGTCCGCCCGGTCGGTGACATCGCGTGCTTTTCGCTGTACGCCAACAAGATCGTCACGGCCGGCGAGGGCGGGATCTGCCTGACCGACGACCCGCGCCTGGCCGCCCAGATGGCGCACCTGCGCGGTTTCGCGACCGGCAAGGCCCACGACTTCGTGCACAAGAACCTCGCCTACAACTTCCGGATGACCAACCTGCAGGCGGCCGTGGCGCTCGCCCAGGTCGAGCGGCTGGACGAAATCCTGGAACTGCGCGCGCAGATCGAGAAGCGCTACGACGAGCGCCTGGACTTCCCCGGGATCACGCGCATGCCCGGCCGCGACGTGCTGTGGATGTACGACCTGCTGGCCGAGGACCGCGACGAGCTGAAGGCCCACCTGGCCGCCGCGGGCATCGAGACGCGGGTGTTCTTCCCGCCGATGAGCCGCCAGCCGATGTACCTCGATCCGTCGTGGACGGAGCTCAACGCGGCGAAGCTGGCGGCGGCCGGCCTGTGCCTGCCGACCCACACGGGACTGTCCGAAGCGGACCAGGACGTCATCGCAGCCCGCGTCGCGGACTTCTACGGCGCGCGCTGA
- a CDS encoding GDP-mannose 4,6-dehydratase — protein sequence MTKRALITGITGQDGSYLAEYLLKLGYQVWGLVRGQANPRKLRISKLATELSFVHGDLLDQASLVAAVDLVQPDEVYNLGAISFVPMSWQQAELTSDVNGMGALRVLEAIRMVCGLDKSRPTTGGGIRFYQASSSEMFGKAAETPQNERTILHPRSPYGVAKAYGHYITRNYRESYGMYGVSGILFNHESPRRGMEFVTRKISSAVARIKLGVQDELRLGNLDAVRDWGFAGDYVRAMHLMLQQDEAVDYVIGTGRMHTVREAAEIAFASVGLDWRDHVVIDPGLVRPAEVEVLCADATRARTDLGWKPTVTFEELMRMMVESDLTQTSRELDLGEALTAAVW from the coding sequence ATGACGAAACGAGCATTGATCACGGGCATCACGGGGCAGGACGGCTCCTACCTCGCCGAGTACCTGCTGAAACTGGGGTACCAGGTGTGGGGGCTGGTGCGCGGCCAGGCCAACCCGCGCAAGCTGCGCATCAGCAAGCTGGCCACGGAGCTGAGCTTCGTCCACGGCGACCTGCTGGACCAGGCGAGCCTGGTCGCGGCGGTGGACCTGGTGCAGCCGGACGAGGTCTACAACCTCGGCGCGATCTCCTTCGTCCCGATGTCGTGGCAGCAGGCCGAACTCACCTCCGACGTCAACGGCATGGGCGCGCTGCGGGTGCTCGAAGCGATCCGGATGGTCTGCGGGCTCGACAAGTCGCGGCCGACCACCGGCGGCGGGATCCGCTTCTACCAGGCTTCGTCGTCGGAGATGTTCGGCAAGGCCGCGGAAACCCCGCAGAACGAGCGCACGATCCTGCACCCGCGCAGCCCCTACGGCGTCGCGAAGGCCTACGGCCACTACATCACCCGCAACTACCGCGAGTCGTACGGGATGTACGGCGTCTCGGGCATCCTGTTCAACCACGAGTCGCCGCGGCGCGGGATGGAGTTCGTCACCCGCAAGATCTCCAGCGCGGTCGCGCGGATCAAGCTCGGGGTGCAGGACGAGCTGCGGCTGGGCAACCTCGACGCGGTCCGCGACTGGGGGTTCGCCGGCGACTACGTCCGCGCGATGCACCTCATGCTCCAGCAGGACGAAGCCGTCGACTACGTCATCGGCACCGGCCGGATGCACACCGTCCGCGAGGCCGCCGAGATCGCGTTCGCCTCGGTCGGGCTCGACTGGCGCGACCACGTCGTCATCGACCCGGGCCTGGTGCGCCCGGCCGAGGTCGAGGTGCTGTGCGCCGACGCCACGCGCGCCCGCACCGACCTGGGCTGGAAGCCGACCGTCACCTTCGAGGAACTCATGCGGATGATGGTCGAGTCCGACCTGACCCAGACCAGCCGCGAGCTGGACCTCGGTGAGGCGCTCACGGCCGCCGTCTGGTAG